TTATGGAATTCCGGTCTTCCTTTTGCTTTGGAGGACCCCGGTTGCATACGGAACATCAAACTTTGATTCAACGCGTTCATGATCTTGCCCAGCCCCTTCTGGAATCTCAGGGACTGGAGCTTGTTCTGGCAGATCTGGTTTTGGAAGACGGTCGACGAATTCTCCGTATCTTTCTGGACAAACCGGGCGGGATAACTCTGGACGACTGCGTCCGTTTTGCAAAGGAGTTCGGTTACCTGCTGGACATTCACATCAACATTCCCGGCCAGTACAGTCTTGAGGTATCTTCTCCTGGCATCAACCGGCCCCTTGTCAAGCCCTGGGATTTTGAACGTTTTGCCGGGGAAACAGTACGGGTTCGCACCCGGATTCCCATAGACGGCCAGCGCAATTTCAGAGGTGAACTTCTGGGCATCACCGAAGGCATGGTGCACATCAAGCTCGAGGAAAAGACCGCTGCCATTTCCTTCGGGGAAATTCATTCAGCACGGCTCTGCCGGGATTAACGGAGACCACATCATGCTCTTCAGCGATATAAAAAGGGTAATAGAACAGGTCAGTCGGGACAAGGGTATTCCCATGGAAACCCTTATCCATACTCTGGAAGAAGCCCTGGAATCTGCTGCCAAGAAAAAATTGGGGTCCCACATCGACGTGGAGGCTCAGT
This genomic stretch from Desulfobotulus pelophilus harbors:
- the rimP gene encoding ribosome maturation factor RimP, translating into MIQRVHDLAQPLLESQGLELVLADLVLEDGRRILRIFLDKPGGITLDDCVRFAKEFGYLLDIHINIPGQYSLEVSSPGINRPLVKPWDFERFAGETVRVRTRIPIDGQRNFRGELLGITEGMVHIKLEEKTAAISFGEIHSARLCRD